The Lolium perenne isolate Kyuss_39 chromosome 6, Kyuss_2.0, whole genome shotgun sequence genome segment acgccaagtaaaatgccccctgacctaccacggggcgggcgagaaaaccactgaaagttaatcccgcctgacaaacggtcgagaaaactttgagagaaatttcgcctacccgtctccgatatagcaagaaaatctaaatcataatctctaccaCCATCAGCAATGTgggaatgcttagccaagtcacgaagacctctgctattccggaacatgccattcatcgagaaactattttagatttagaGTTCTTGCCATACCTacgagatttctttccagccgATGATCGAGAACCACGTTCGGATGCTTGTAaatcagaactaagctccgcgtgTTCTAAATCAACTTCTGAAATGTTGTCAATTATAGCCGAGAGAATttgaccatctaggatgtcatcatcatcatcgtcgtctatAATTGCCGTTTCAGGCCCAGTGGAGACATTTAGAacaaccgttaaacggtcaagctcCGTTTGTCTCAACACATTAGCCGAAACAGAAATCTCATCAGACCGAGAACCCAAGGAAACCCCTAGGCTACTCAAATTAGAAGAAATACGAGTATctgaaaaagaaacaaaagactTAGACGGTTGTTTAATACCTGCCGTGTCGAGGTTCATCTCCGCCTTGCGTCGCATGGCTCTCTGATCATTGAACAATGCATTAGCAACATTAGCCACTTCCCCACCAAAATCTCCCATCACTTCATGTCCCAGTGACTGCTGTGTCACAGGGGCGCCCCCAGCCACATTCTCCCCCTGCACTTGCAGCTCAGCGTTGAGATTCTGGTCGTCCTGCCCAAGCCCGTGGCCCAGACGAGATGAACGAGGGATCGCCAGCTTGCTGGtcgcgtcgtcctcctcctcaataGCCAGCTGCAGCAACCGCAGCGTCTCCGATGGCGGATCCGCGGCCCCTTGGCTGTTCCCCAGCGAGTTCTGGAGGGAGGAGGCGGGAGAGGCGACGCTGAGCTCGGCCCGCCACTCTCGGAGCATCTGGTGGACCTGCTCCTCGAGTACGGCGGCGTCGGTGGAGCGGCTCTCCTGGCGGGCGGATTGGAGGCCGGAGAAGATCTCCTGGAGATCGTCGACGCGGGTCTTGGCGCGGTCGCGGAACTGCCTGTGCCGCGACGACGAGCGAAACCTTTtgggatactattaaatcggaccttctagatttgttcagtgatctccacacaggacaactagaattatttcgtctaaatcttggtgaagtaattttgttaccgaaggttaatgaggcagaaaggattcagcaatatagacctatctgcctattaaacgtcagtttcaagattttcacgaaagtggccaccattagacttaatacggttgcggatcgtGTCGTTCAACCATCACAGACCGCTTTTATGCAAGGAAggaatatccttgatggagtggcagtGTTGcacgagacggtacatgagatgtaTTCTAAGAAATTAAGCggggttattttaaaattagatttcgAAAAGGCGTATGACAAGGTCAAGTGGTCTTTTCTGCAGCATACActtaggatgaaaggtttttctcctgagtggcgcgctctaatatacgattttgtgtatggaggtagtgtggctatccgggttaatgatgacaccggcca includes the following:
- the LOC127309938 gene encoding uncharacterized protein, with translation MQYPKRFRSSSRHRQFRDRAKTRVDDLQEIFSGLQSARQESRSTDAAVLEEQVHQMLREWRAELSVASPASSLQNSLGNSQGAADPPSETLRLLQLAIEEEDDATSKLAIPRSSRLGHGLGQDDQNLNAELQVQGENVAGGAPVTQQSLGHEVMGDFGGEVANVANALFNDQRAMRRKAEMNLDTAGIKQPSKSFVSFSDTRISSNLSSLGVSLGSRSDEISVSANVLRQTELDRLTVVLNVSTGPETAIIDDDDDDDILDGQILSAIIDNISEVDLEHAELSSDLQASERGSRSSAGKKSRRYGKNSKSKIVSR